The following proteins come from a genomic window of Geothrix edaphica:
- a CDS encoding helix-turn-helix transcriptional regulator, giving the protein MRRADRLFQIVQLLRRDRISTAARLARELGVSERTLYRDVADLMASGVPIESEAGVGYSLPRHFDLPPFMFNAEEGEALLLGARVVAAWGDPSLRKAAESVLRKVEAVLPPDRKQPLSGLPFLVPDFHVPPETARFLGELRQGLREQRRVRVTYARADGTCSDRVLQPLGVIFWGYRWHLAAWCELREALRTFRVDRIQSTELLGPFEALPGRGLEDYLGKIRTEKNQI; this is encoded by the coding sequence ATGCGCCGCGCCGACCGCCTGTTCCAGATCGTGCAGCTGCTGCGGCGGGACCGCATCAGCACCGCCGCGCGCCTCGCCAGGGAGCTCGGCGTCAGCGAGCGCACCCTCTACCGTGACGTCGCCGACCTCATGGCCTCCGGCGTGCCCATCGAGAGCGAGGCCGGCGTCGGCTACAGCCTGCCGCGCCACTTCGACCTGCCGCCGTTCATGTTCAATGCCGAGGAGGGCGAGGCCCTGCTCCTGGGGGCCCGGGTCGTGGCGGCCTGGGGCGATCCCTCGCTGCGGAAGGCGGCGGAAAGCGTGCTCCGCAAGGTGGAGGCCGTCCTTCCGCCCGACCGGAAACAGCCCCTGTCGGGCCTCCCCTTCCTGGTGCCGGACTTCCACGTGCCGCCGGAGACCGCCCGCTTCCTGGGGGAGCTGCGGCAGGGCCTGCGGGAGCAGCGCCGGGTGCGGGTCACCTACGCCCGGGCCGACGGGACCTGCTCGGACCGGGTCCTCCAGCCGCTCGGCGTGATCTTCTGGGGCTACCGGTGGCACCTGGCCGCCTGGTGCGAGCTCCGGGAGGCGCTCCGCACCTTCCGGGTGGACCGGATCCAGTCCACGGAGCTGCTCGGTCCCTTCGAAGCCCTCCCCGGGCGGGGCCTGGAGGACTACCTGGGGAAAATCCGGACGGAAAAGAACCAGATCTAA
- a CDS encoding (Fe-S)-binding protein — translation MKALEIALFWIMTLAAVGFFAWTIRLRIATLKAGLPDNRFDQPWVRLKGVFTLAIMQKRMVRDKYAGFYHILIFWGFCALALRSVGLVLEGLFPAFHMTEALGAFGLGYQTTKDVFEVLVLLGLGLATFRRLAAKPWRLENSWDAWATLSLIGGLMVTDLLADGAYVALHHPAWAAWSPAGVAVAGWLGGLSQTGLMVLYKTMWWLHLATLYFFANFLPYSKHFHVFTSLFNIYFRELEPQKNLKPMDMEAEHFGINKIQDFTWKQMLDFYTCVECGRCLENCPTTLTGKPLRPKDFGTDLRDYLKATPLEQMGQDKPVPEDRKLIGGPVPEGSYWKRDDEHAPWSKAQLEGWISQDTIWACTSCGYCEWACPLQISFVDKLVGMRRYLTLEESDFPAEAQVAFKGMERQGNPWNLPQADRAKWAEGLEVPTFAEHPEAEYLFWVGCAGSYDAAGQKVSKSLVKLLKAANVSFAILGTEESCTCESARRLGNEYLYQSATEANIETLKGHGVKKVVTNCPHCLNTLKNEYPAFGGDFEVVHGTELVAKLMAEGKIKLEQTVEADLTYHDPCYLSRINGQVEAPRAILDAIPGVKLTEMEKHGEATMCCGAGGGRFWLEEHLGKRVNHERFEQALETKATTIAVGCPFCNVMLNNAAGETNHEGVATTDVLELAAKALKA, via the coding sequence ATGAAGGCCCTGGAAATCGCGCTGTTCTGGATCATGACCCTGGCCGCGGTCGGATTCTTCGCCTGGACCATCCGGCTGCGGATCGCCACCCTGAAGGCGGGCCTGCCTGACAACCGCTTCGACCAGCCCTGGGTGCGCCTGAAGGGCGTGTTCACGCTGGCCATCATGCAGAAGCGCATGGTCCGCGACAAGTACGCGGGCTTCTACCACATCCTCATCTTCTGGGGCTTCTGCGCCCTGGCCCTGCGCTCCGTCGGCCTGGTGCTGGAGGGCCTCTTCCCGGCCTTCCACATGACCGAAGCCCTGGGCGCCTTCGGCCTCGGCTACCAGACCACCAAGGACGTGTTCGAGGTGCTGGTGCTGCTTGGCCTGGGCCTCGCCACCTTCCGCCGCCTGGCCGCCAAGCCCTGGCGCCTGGAGAACTCCTGGGACGCCTGGGCCACCCTGAGCCTCATCGGTGGCCTCATGGTCACCGACCTGCTGGCGGACGGCGCCTACGTGGCCCTACACCATCCCGCCTGGGCCGCCTGGTCTCCCGCCGGCGTGGCCGTGGCCGGCTGGCTGGGCGGCCTGAGCCAGACCGGCCTCATGGTGCTCTACAAGACCATGTGGTGGCTGCACCTGGCCACCCTCTACTTCTTCGCCAACTTCCTGCCCTACTCCAAGCACTTCCATGTCTTCACGTCGCTCTTCAACATCTACTTCCGCGAGCTGGAGCCCCAGAAGAACCTCAAGCCCATGGACATGGAGGCCGAGCACTTCGGCATCAACAAGATCCAGGACTTCACCTGGAAGCAGATGCTGGACTTCTACACCTGCGTGGAGTGCGGCCGCTGCCTGGAGAACTGCCCCACGACCCTGACCGGCAAGCCGCTGCGTCCCAAGGATTTCGGGACGGACCTGCGCGACTACCTGAAGGCCACGCCCCTGGAGCAGATGGGCCAGGACAAGCCCGTGCCCGAGGACCGCAAACTCATCGGCGGCCCCGTCCCCGAGGGCTCGTACTGGAAGCGCGATGACGAGCACGCCCCCTGGAGCAAGGCCCAGCTCGAGGGCTGGATCAGCCAGGACACCATCTGGGCCTGCACCAGCTGCGGCTACTGCGAATGGGCCTGCCCCCTGCAGATCAGCTTCGTGGACAAGCTCGTGGGCATGCGGCGCTACCTCACCCTGGAGGAGAGCGACTTCCCCGCCGAGGCCCAGGTGGCCTTCAAGGGCATGGAACGCCAGGGCAATCCCTGGAACCTGCCCCAGGCCGACCGCGCCAAGTGGGCCGAGGGCCTCGAAGTCCCCACCTTCGCCGAGCACCCCGAGGCCGAGTACCTCTTCTGGGTGGGCTGCGCCGGCAGCTACGACGCGGCTGGACAGAAGGTGTCCAAGTCCCTGGTGAAGCTGCTCAAGGCGGCCAACGTCTCCTTCGCCATCCTCGGCACCGAGGAGAGCTGCACCTGCGAGTCCGCCCGACGCCTGGGCAACGAGTACCTCTACCAGTCCGCCACCGAGGCCAACATCGAGACCCTCAAGGGCCATGGCGTGAAGAAGGTCGTCACCAACTGCCCCCACTGCCTGAACACCCTGAAGAACGAGTACCCGGCCTTCGGCGGGGACTTCGAGGTGGTGCATGGCACGGAGCTGGTGGCCAAGCTGATGGCCGAAGGGAAGATCAAGCTCGAGCAGACCGTGGAGGCGGACCTCACCTACCACGACCCCTGCTACCTCAGCCGCATCAACGGCCAGGTGGAGGCCCCCCGCGCCATCCTCGACGCCATCCCCGGCGTGAAGCTCACGGAGATGGAGAAGCACGGCGAAGCCACCATGTGCTGCGGCGCCGGCGGCGGCCGCTTCTGGCTGGAGGAGCACCTGGGCAAGCGCGTGAACCACGAGCGCTTCGAGCAGGCCCTCGAAACCAAGGCCACCACCATCGCCGTGGGCTGCCCCTTCTGCAACGTCATGCTGAACAACGCGGCGGGTGAGACCAACCACGAAGGCGTGGCCACAACGGACGTGCTGGAGCTGGCGGCGAAGGCGCTGAAGGCGTAG
- a CDS encoding 3-deoxy-7-phosphoheptulonate synthase — protein sequence MTHQALENLNIDSFDRMPSPAEVHAALPVPDAVAETVAGGRRDLQRILTREDPRLMVVVGPCSIHDPVAGLDYAQRLKALSDEVSDTLLLVMRVYFEKPRTATGWKGFINDPRMDDSFHIEEGMRKARAFLLRIGEVGLPTATEALDPNTPQYIGDLISWTAIGARTSESQTHREMSSGLSTPVGFKNATDGDLAAAVNAILSASRPHSFLGLNDQGSAAIVRTKGNAHGHLVLRGGGGRPNYDTVSIALAESALRKAGLPENIVVDCSHANSHKNPRLQPLVLQDCAHQILRGNRSIVGMMVESFLEEGSQPIPADLATLRYGCSVTDACLGWDDTAAMLRETRALLKDHLPKRRNAS from the coding sequence ATGACCCACCAGGCGCTCGAGAACCTCAACATTGATTCGTTCGACCGCATGCCCTCCCCGGCGGAGGTCCATGCCGCCCTGCCCGTCCCCGACGCCGTGGCCGAGACCGTGGCCGGGGGCCGCCGGGACCTCCAGCGCATCCTGACCCGGGAGGATCCCCGCCTCATGGTGGTGGTGGGGCCCTGCAGCATCCACGACCCGGTGGCGGGTCTCGACTACGCGCAACGGCTCAAGGCCCTGTCGGATGAAGTCTCCGACACGCTCCTGCTGGTGATGCGGGTCTACTTCGAGAAACCGCGCACCGCCACGGGCTGGAAGGGCTTCATCAACGACCCCCGGATGGATGATTCCTTCCACATCGAGGAAGGCATGCGGAAGGCCCGGGCGTTCCTCCTCCGCATCGGCGAGGTCGGCCTGCCCACGGCCACCGAGGCCCTGGACCCCAACACGCCCCAGTACATCGGCGACCTCATCAGCTGGACGGCCATCGGCGCCCGCACGTCCGAGTCCCAGACCCACCGCGAGATGTCCAGCGGCCTGTCCACGCCCGTGGGTTTCAAGAACGCCACGGACGGCGACCTGGCCGCCGCCGTGAACGCCATCCTCTCGGCCTCGCGCCCCCACAGCTTCCTGGGGCTGAACGACCAGGGCTCCGCGGCCATCGTGCGCACCAAGGGAAACGCCCACGGCCACCTGGTGCTGCGTGGCGGCGGGGGCCGCCCCAACTACGACACCGTCAGCATCGCCCTGGCGGAGTCCGCCCTGCGCAAGGCGGGCCTGCCCGAGAACATCGTGGTGGACTGCTCCCACGCCAACAGCCACAAGAACCCCCGCCTCCAACCCCTGGTCCTCCAGGACTGCGCCCACCAGATCCTGCGGGGCAACCGCTCCATCGTCGGCATGATGGTGGAGAGCTTCCTGGAGGAGGGCAGCCAGCCCATCCCGGCAGACCTCGCCACCCTGCGCTACGGCTGCTCCGTGACCGACGCCTGCCTGGGTTGGGACGACACCGCCGCCATGCTGCGCGAGACCCGAGCCCTGCTGAAGGACCACCTGCCGAAGCGGCGGAACGCCTCCTGA
- a CDS encoding DinB family protein, which yields MALAKALLPEFEHEMATLRRVLERIPAGRMDYRPHPKSFTLGDLANHLATIPGWTISTMTETELDFGLPETQARQPKPSTTTEGLLRTLDAGVEGALKALDGASDEDFHVVWTLKNQGQVLFAMPRIAVYRGFVMNHLIHHRAQVAVYLRLLDVPVPSIYGPSADEG from the coding sequence ATGGCCCTCGCCAAAGCCCTCCTCCCCGAGTTCGAGCACGAAATGGCCACCCTGCGCCGCGTGCTCGAGCGCATCCCCGCGGGCCGGATGGACTACCGCCCCCATCCCAAGTCCTTCACCCTGGGCGACCTCGCGAACCACCTGGCCACGATCCCCGGCTGGACCATCAGCACCATGACCGAGACCGAGCTGGATTTCGGCCTGCCCGAAACCCAGGCCCGGCAGCCCAAGCCCAGCACGACGACCGAGGGGCTGCTCCGCACCTTGGACGCTGGGGTGGAAGGGGCCCTGAAGGCCCTGGACGGCGCCTCGGACGAGGACTTCCACGTGGTCTGGACGCTCAAGAACCAGGGCCAGGTCCTGTTCGCCATGCCCCGCATCGCCGTCTATCGCGGCTTCGTGATGAACCACCTCATCCACCACCGGGCTCAGGTGGCCGTCTACCTCCGGCTGCTCGACGTCCCGGTGCCCTCCATCTACGGCCCCAGCGCCGACGAGGGCTGA
- a CDS encoding ribose-phosphate diphosphokinase, producing MFGEMKVFSGSSHPDLARGIATHMGMPLGKLKITRFSNENIKVKIEENVRESDVFVIQTSCPPVSDNLLELLILIDALKFASAARITAVLPYFPYARSDKKDEARISITARLVADLLETAGADRVLTMTLHAPQILGFFRKPADQLLATPTLTNYFKTKDLSNAVVVATDAGAAKFAGHFAKRLSVPMAIIDKRRFDDTEKAQSVALIGDVKGKDAIIYDDEIATGGSIKEAARILREFGARTVRVGVTHGVLSGNAVETLNSANLDELVITDSIPVPPDRAKALPNLRVLSTAALFGDAILRIHGGRSISEMMD from the coding sequence ATGTTCGGCGAGATGAAGGTGTTTTCCGGGAGCAGCCACCCGGATCTGGCGAGGGGCATCGCCACGCACATGGGCATGCCCCTGGGGAAGCTCAAGATCACTCGATTTTCCAACGAGAACATCAAGGTGAAGATCGAGGAGAACGTCCGGGAATCGGACGTCTTCGTGATCCAGACCTCCTGCCCGCCCGTCAGCGACAACCTGCTGGAGCTGCTGATCCTCATCGACGCCCTGAAGTTCGCGTCCGCGGCCCGCATCACGGCGGTGCTGCCCTATTTCCCCTACGCCCGCAGCGACAAGAAGGACGAGGCGCGCATCTCCATCACGGCCCGCCTGGTGGCCGACCTGCTGGAGACTGCCGGCGCCGACCGCGTGCTCACCATGACCCTGCACGCCCCCCAGATCCTGGGCTTCTTCCGCAAGCCCGCGGACCAGCTGCTGGCCACGCCCACCCTCACGAACTACTTCAAGACCAAGGACCTCTCCAACGCCGTGGTGGTGGCCACGGACGCGGGGGCCGCCAAGTTCGCGGGGCACTTCGCCAAGCGGCTGTCCGTGCCCATGGCCATCATCGACAAGCGCCGCTTCGACGACACGGAGAAGGCCCAGAGCGTGGCCCTCATCGGCGACGTGAAGGGGAAGGACGCCATCATCTACGATGACGAGATCGCCACCGGCGGCTCCATCAAGGAGGCGGCCCGCATCCTCCGCGAGTTCGGCGCCCGCACGGTCCGCGTGGGCGTCACCCACGGCGTCCTCTCGGGAAACGCGGTGGAGACCCTCAACTCGGCGAACCTGGACGAGCTGGTGATCACCGACAGCATTCCCGTCCCACCCGACCGCGCCAAGGCCCTGCCCAACCTGCGGGTGCTCTCCACGGCCGCCCTCTTCGGCGACGCCATCCTCCGCATCCACGGGGGCCGCAGCATCAGCGAGATGATGGACTGA
- the lepB gene encoding signal peptidase I: MMKPWILPAALALALAPLAVVHPVRVSGRSMEPALHDGSLRLALRAWVSHAPRRGEIWLVEGPHGPTVKRVLGLPGNSVAWTGPDLWVNSQRLDEPWVVHPEREGRGRTGCGDGYLVLGDNRPDSQDGRSWGPLPAKALRARIL; the protein is encoded by the coding sequence ATGATGAAACCCTGGATCCTTCCCGCCGCCTTGGCCCTGGCCCTGGCCCCCCTGGCCGTGGTACATCCCGTCCGCGTGTCCGGACGCAGCATGGAACCGGCGCTCCACGATGGGAGCCTGCGCCTGGCCTTGCGGGCCTGGGTCAGCCATGCCCCCCGGCGGGGCGAGATCTGGCTGGTGGAAGGGCCTCACGGCCCCACCGTGAAGCGGGTGCTGGGGCTTCCCGGCAATAGCGTGGCCTGGACCGGCCCGGATCTCTGGGTCAATAGCCAGCGGCTGGATGAGCCCTGGGTTGTCCATCCGGAGCGCGAGGGGCGGGGCCGGACGGGCTGCGGGGACGGCTACCTGGTCCTGGGCGACAACCGGCCCGACAGCCAGGACGGGCGGAGCTGGGGGCCGCTGCCCGCGAAAGCCCTGCGGGCGCGCATCCTCTAA
- a CDS encoding DUF1579 domain-containing protein, with the protein MSLQHLFTRIVAAASMVMALPLLAQEAKEKKPTAAQQAMMEAWQKAATPGSNHKLLAGLTGQWTFATKMWMEPGAPPEMSTGSAVYTPLMDGRFIQGEYTGTFGGMAFQGLGLTGYDNVARHFTATWADNMGTAIMLMTGTYDPTSKTFTYKGDMDDMMKPGTKVKVRQTVKILSDDSHVMEWYESRGGKEIKTMEITYTRQK; encoded by the coding sequence ATGTCCCTGCAGCATCTCTTCACGCGCATCGTGGCCGCCGCCAGCATGGTCATGGCCTTGCCACTCCTGGCCCAGGAAGCGAAGGAGAAAAAGCCCACGGCCGCTCAGCAGGCGATGATGGAAGCCTGGCAAAAGGCCGCCACGCCGGGCTCGAACCACAAGCTTCTCGCCGGGCTCACCGGCCAGTGGACCTTCGCCACGAAGATGTGGATGGAACCCGGAGCCCCGCCGGAGATGTCCACGGGCTCCGCGGTCTACACCCCCTTGATGGACGGACGCTTCATCCAGGGCGAGTACACGGGCACATTCGGTGGAATGGCCTTCCAGGGGCTCGGGCTCACGGGCTATGACAACGTGGCCAGGCATTTCACCGCCACCTGGGCCGACAACATGGGCACCGCCATCATGCTCATGACGGGAACCTACGACCCCACCTCCAAGACCTTCACCTACAAAGGCGACATGGACGACATGATGAAGCCGGGCACGAAAGTCAAAGTCCGTCAGACCGTGAAGATCCTGAGCGACGACTCCCATGTCATGGAGTGGTACGAATCCCGGGGCGGGAAAGAGATCAAGACCATGGAGATCACCTACACCCGCCAGAAGTAG
- the murA gene encoding UDP-N-acetylglucosamine 1-carboxyvinyltransferase, which translates to MDRLVIQGGHPLRGRIRVSGAKNAALPCLAAALLTPDAVVLSNLPAVADIRTMVKVLQALGTEATLEPEGEGFELVAKLACTGSDDPKAPYDLVKTMRASILVLGPLLARFGKATVSLPGGCAIGARPVNLHLEALERMGAVIEISHGYIHASVKGRLKGIDHTFEKVSVGATENILMAAALAQGTTVLRNAALEPEIGDLASLLVEMGAQIEGIGTGTLTITGVERLHGCEHAVIPDRIEAGTYLCAVAAACGDVVLDRCEPEHLRSLLDLLERSGCVITEREGQDGRQLRIQRECGQKLRSKDVTTLPFPGFPTDLQAQVMAVMTQACGISVINEGIFENRFQHAMELERLGANLRTDGHTAIVAGPADLTGCTVMATDLRASAALVIAGLVAKGETIVDRIYHLDRGYAGLEKKLQGVGAHIERVGGGRV; encoded by the coding sequence ATGGACCGACTGGTGATCCAAGGTGGACATCCCCTGCGGGGGCGCATCCGGGTGTCCGGGGCGAAGAACGCGGCCCTGCCCTGCCTGGCGGCGGCCCTGCTCACCCCGGATGCCGTCGTGCTGTCCAACCTGCCCGCGGTGGCGGACATCCGCACCATGGTGAAGGTGCTCCAGGCCCTGGGCACGGAGGCCACGCTGGAGCCCGAAGGCGAGGGCTTCGAGCTGGTCGCCAAGCTCGCCTGTACCGGCAGCGACGACCCCAAGGCGCCCTACGACCTGGTGAAGACCATGCGGGCCTCCATCCTGGTGCTGGGGCCCCTCCTCGCCCGCTTCGGGAAGGCCACCGTGAGCCTGCCCGGCGGCTGCGCCATCGGGGCCCGCCCCGTGAACCTGCACCTGGAGGCCCTGGAACGCATGGGGGCCGTGATCGAGATCAGCCACGGCTACATCCACGCCTCGGTGAAGGGCCGGCTGAAGGGCATCGACCACACCTTCGAGAAGGTGAGCGTGGGCGCCACGGAGAACATCCTCATGGCCGCGGCCCTGGCGCAGGGCACCACGGTCCTGCGCAATGCCGCCCTGGAGCCCGAGATCGGCGACCTGGCCAGCCTCCTGGTGGAGATGGGCGCGCAGATCGAGGGCATCGGCACGGGCACCCTCACCATCACGGGTGTCGAGCGCCTCCACGGCTGCGAGCACGCGGTCATCCCCGACCGCATCGAGGCGGGCACCTACCTCTGCGCCGTGGCCGCGGCCTGCGGCGACGTGGTGCTGGACCGCTGCGAGCCCGAGCACCTGCGGTCGCTGCTGGACCTGCTGGAGCGCTCGGGCTGCGTGATCACCGAACGCGAGGGTCAGGACGGCCGCCAGCTGCGCATCCAGCGGGAGTGCGGTCAGAAGCTGCGCTCGAAGGATGTCACCACCCTGCCCTTCCCCGGCTTTCCCACCGATCTGCAGGCCCAAGTGATGGCGGTCATGACCCAGGCCTGCGGCATCAGCGTCATCAACGAGGGCATCTTCGAGAACCGCTTCCAGCACGCCATGGAACTGGAGCGCCTGGGCGCCAACCTGCGCACGGACGGCCACACGGCCATCGTGGCGGGCCCCGCGGATCTGACGGGCTGCACCGTGATGGCCACGGACCTCCGCGCCAGCGCGGCCCTGGTCATCGCCGGCCTCGTGGCCAAAGGCGAGACCATCGTGGACCGAATCTACCACCTCGACCGCGGCTACGCCGGCCTGGAGAAGAAGCTCCAGGGCGTGGGCGCGCACATCGAGCGCGTGGGCGGCGGCAGGGTCTAG
- a CDS encoding sigma-54 interaction domain-containing protein, with product MAAPEDVLHLSPLLELSQALAASDIRASLPRVLEILAEAFGALNGAILLADEEGTALRIEAARGLSSQGVARARYRVGEGINGRVLASGKAIVVPQASQEPLFLDRTGVLKEQRRKKSDMSFFCIPVFLDRKTAGTLCLTVPYDRHRDFDRDTKLLQIAASMVGLAMKVAKLVAADRQRLVEENQQLRLELRERYDLHHLIGHSHAMQRVYEAVAQAAPSSTTVLIRGESGTGKELVAHALHYNSPRAEKPFIKVSCGALPETLIESELFGYEPGAFTDARQQKKGRFELAHGGTLFLDEVGELSPATQVKLLRVLQEREFERLGGVRPVKVDVRLIAATNRNLEAAVKAGTFREDLYYRLHVFEIFMPPLRERQADILLLADHFVEKIAAAQGKDVRRISTSAIDMLAAYHWPGNVRELENAIERAVLVCEGGVIHAHHLPPSLQTAEVSGTVPGAALGDAVAAFERDLLQDALKSARGNRSRAARLLQTTERILNYKVQKYGLEPERFRSS from the coding sequence ATGGCCGCCCCGGAGGACGTCCTTCACCTCTCGCCCCTGCTGGAGCTGAGCCAGGCCCTGGCCGCTTCGGACATCCGGGCCTCCCTGCCGCGGGTGCTGGAGATCCTGGCGGAGGCCTTCGGGGCCCTGAACGGCGCCATCCTGCTGGCGGACGAGGAGGGGACCGCCCTCCGCATCGAGGCGGCCCGGGGCCTGTCGAGCCAGGGGGTGGCCCGGGCCCGCTACCGCGTGGGCGAGGGCATCAACGGGCGGGTGCTGGCCAGCGGCAAGGCCATCGTGGTGCCCCAGGCCAGCCAGGAGCCGCTGTTCCTGGACCGCACCGGCGTCCTGAAGGAGCAGAGGCGGAAGAAGTCGGACATGTCCTTCTTCTGCATCCCCGTGTTCCTGGACCGGAAGACGGCGGGGACCCTCTGCCTCACGGTGCCCTACGACCGCCACCGCGACTTCGACCGGGACACCAAGCTGCTCCAGATCGCGGCCTCCATGGTGGGCCTGGCGATGAAGGTGGCGAAGCTCGTGGCGGCGGACCGGCAGCGGCTGGTGGAGGAGAACCAGCAGCTCCGCCTGGAGCTCCGGGAGCGCTACGACCTGCACCACCTCATCGGCCACAGCCACGCCATGCAGCGGGTCTACGAGGCCGTGGCCCAGGCGGCGCCCAGCAGCACCACCGTGCTCATCCGCGGCGAGTCCGGCACCGGCAAGGAGCTGGTGGCCCACGCCCTCCACTACAACTCGCCCCGGGCCGAGAAACCCTTCATCAAGGTGAGCTGCGGGGCCCTTCCCGAGACCCTCATCGAGTCCGAGCTGTTCGGCTACGAGCCCGGCGCCTTCACGGACGCCCGCCAGCAGAAGAAGGGCCGCTTCGAGCTGGCCCACGGCGGCACGCTGTTCCTGGACGAAGTGGGCGAGCTGTCCCCGGCCACCCAGGTGAAGCTGCTGCGGGTCCTCCAGGAACGGGAGTTCGAGCGCCTCGGTGGCGTGCGGCCCGTGAAGGTGGACGTGCGGCTCATCGCCGCCACCAACCGGAACCTGGAGGCCGCCGTGAAGGCCGGCACCTTCCGGGAGGACCTCTACTACCGCCTGCACGTCTTCGAGATCTTCATGCCGCCGCTGCGGGAGCGCCAGGCGGACATCCTGCTGCTGGCGGACCACTTCGTGGAGAAGATCGCCGCGGCCCAGGGCAAGGACGTCCGCCGCATCTCCACCTCGGCCATCGACATGCTGGCGGCCTACCACTGGCCCGGCAACGTGCGGGAGCTGGAGAACGCCATCGAGCGGGCCGTCCTCGTCTGCGAAGGCGGCGTGATCCACGCCCACCACCTGCCGCCCTCCCTCCAGACCGCCGAGGTCTCGGGCACCGTGCCGGGGGCGGCGCTGGGCGACGCCGTGGCCGCCTTCGAGCGGGACCTGCTGCAGGACGCCCTGAAGTCGGCCCGGGGGAACCGCTCCCGCGCCGCCCGCCTCCTGCAGACCACGGAGCGCATCCTGAACTACAAGGTGCAGAAGTACGGGCTGGAGCCGGAGCGGTTCCGGTCATCTTGA
- a CDS encoding class I SAM-dependent methyltransferase translates to MVERLGPIEAPPGLGLLGPQGAEIAPLFTRPFLVLHRAAERYTARVCLLLLFDLGWEARLRDGVTLDGLCEDLPGQARKPLAWMLPFLAVEGMLARQGDRYVLTGQPDLDLAGIREAVELEAPGHASNFDLLDGVRSHIRPFFTEGKDGDALLFDLALFPLWLAYFRNGNLGYFPNNWLTLLALREGLPAGARVLELGGGAGSFAQLVAEQGAGQGWLDRIAEYRFTDVAPTFLRRAQRNLAAAAPGLPLAFQALDLNRPLEAQGIAPASLDAIVGINVLHVAQDLEATLRDLRGHLKPGGRLVVGECLKPSLDAPLYLEFFFNFIKAFTSVKLDPRWRPRHGFLTPEAWDQALAHAGYTKIQHVPPPRPLMDRHPGFTVGAMSAFV, encoded by the coding sequence ATGGTCGAGCGCCTCGGTCCCATCGAGGCGCCCCCGGGCCTTGGCCTGCTGGGGCCCCAGGGAGCGGAGATCGCGCCCCTGTTCACGCGCCCCTTCCTCGTCCTGCACCGGGCCGCGGAGCGATATACCGCCCGCGTCTGCCTCCTGCTGCTCTTCGACCTGGGCTGGGAGGCCCGCCTGAGGGACGGCGTGACCCTCGACGGCCTCTGCGAAGACCTGCCTGGCCAGGCCCGCAAGCCCCTGGCCTGGATGCTGCCTTTCCTCGCGGTCGAGGGGATGCTCGCCCGGCAGGGGGACAGGTACGTCCTCACGGGCCAGCCGGACCTGGACCTGGCGGGCATCCGCGAGGCCGTGGAACTCGAGGCGCCGGGCCATGCGAGCAACTTCGACCTCCTGGACGGCGTGCGCTCCCACATCCGCCCCTTCTTCACCGAAGGCAAGGACGGCGATGCCCTGCTCTTCGACCTGGCCCTGTTCCCCCTGTGGCTGGCCTACTTCCGCAACGGCAACCTGGGTTATTTCCCCAACAACTGGTTGACGCTGTTGGCCCTCCGCGAGGGCCTGCCCGCCGGCGCCCGGGTGCTGGAGCTGGGGGGCGGGGCCGGCTCCTTCGCCCAGCTGGTGGCGGAGCAGGGCGCCGGGCAGGGATGGCTGGACCGCATCGCCGAGTACCGGTTCACCGACGTGGCGCCCACCTTCCTCCGCCGGGCCCAGCGGAACCTGGCCGCGGCCGCGCCCGGCCTGCCCCTGGCCTTCCAGGCCCTGGACCTGAACCGGCCCCTCGAGGCCCAGGGCATCGCCCCCGCCAGCCTCGACGCCATCGTGGGCATCAACGTGCTGCATGTGGCCCAGGATCTCGAGGCTACGCTCCGCGACCTCCGCGGCCACCTGAAGCCCGGGGGGCGGCTCGTCGTCGGCGAATGCCTGAAGCCCAGCCTCGACGCGCCGCTCTACCTGGAGTTCTTCTTCAACTTCATCAAGGCCTTCACCAGCGTGAAGCTCGACCCCCGCTGGCGGCCCCGCCACGGCTTCCTCACCCCCGAAGCCTGGGACCAGGCCCTGGCCCATGCCGGGTACACGAAGATCCAGCACGTCCCCCCGCCCCGCCCGCTCATGGACCGCCATCCCGGCTTCACCGTGGGCGCCATGTCAGCTTTTGTCTGA